The Dreissena polymorpha isolate Duluth1 chromosome 10, UMN_Dpol_1.0, whole genome shotgun sequence genome includes a region encoding these proteins:
- the LOC127849122 gene encoding uncharacterized protein LOC127849122: MYIITALLICALVENSAEAKRSFHHMLGKRTHGINARGYTHVFGKRGRGAELSKYDPYRDTNDLNMDELDTLESKDDEKGFDDQLQDSLPLPINWLEQKDNRNVPSDSDSALPLAINWPEQKDTRYVPSDSDSSESEGLDVYDKTPWSPKSDHRYAYPREGSDLVDTNTKILEELLRSSSADERSKLFDRINELSRSSAHKWK; this comes from the exons ATGTACATAATAACAGCATTGCTGATATGCGCTCTGGTAGAAAACAGCGCAGAGGCAAAACGAAGCTTCCATCACATGCTTGGTAAGCGAACCCACGGGATCAACGCACGGGGTTACACCCACGTCTTTGGTAAGCGAGGACGTGGTGCCGAACTAAGCAAGTATGACCCATACAGAGATACAAATGATCTCAATATGGACGAACTAGATACATTAGAAAGTAAGGATGATGAAAAGGGATTTGATGATCAACTACAAGACTCACTGCCCCTTCCTATAAACTGGCTCGAACAAAAGGATAATCGCAACGTCCCTTCTGACAGCGATTCTGCCCTGCCCCTTGCTATAAACTGGCCCGAACAAAAAGATACTCGCTATGTCCCTTCCGATAGCGATTCTTCCGAGTCTGAGGGCCTCGATGTATATGACAAGACACCATGGTCACCAAAGAGCGATCACCGATATGCGTACCCCAGGGAAGGTTCTGATTTGGTTGACACCAACAcgaaaat cCTTGAAGAACTTCTACGGTCATCGTCAGCCGATGAACGATCCAAGCTGTTTGACCGCATCAACGAACTCAGTCGTTCTTCCGCTCACAAATGGAAGTGA